Proteins from a genomic interval of Zingiber officinale cultivar Zhangliang chromosome 1B, Zo_v1.1, whole genome shotgun sequence:
- the LOC122051250 gene encoding two-component response regulator ORR22-like isoform X1 — translation MGRDGGQDEQFPVGMRVLAVDDDPTCLKVLEAMLLRCRYNVTTTNKATSALKLLREKREYFDLVISDVHMPDMDGFRLLELVGLEMDLPVIMLSVNGETKTVMKGITHGACDYLLKPVRIEELKNIWQHVVRRRKLAHKKYSHFDNGEESDKHQIVSKEAGDGLNLNGSPNQNEKFSRKRKDQNEEDEDNCEENMLENEDSTTQKKQRVVWSMDLHRKFVAAVNQMGIDKAVPKRILELMNVEKLTRENVASHLQKYRLYLRRLSAAASRQVNMVAAFGGRDSYISSLDDFGTFQTLGASGKLQAIRSLQSSEVLVNANTSGLGLHDRFSSSIIQVGNSNTNIPPADISRLQPIILPSNQYGRLVQGVPTSLELQQLQLKRIHKPISHFPGSLSGSRISIPNNSFSNVANSDFIAQSPERQTPSRTLANLSSSTSLSTSLDPSLVSVGFSSELPDASRCKADLQSAVPLTPYTTSTPSIVSFTNNENLPNFLDNFPVAQRGSSSQSISSTSTIVSPSQDPFIGKDAKCHKSSSGGPSMLLLATMDEERNYLNFSNASNSKQREPKEEHIYEQEALFNSFSSTANLVTNSVSGNQRVNNSLHNPGYSICSPSCQIDKSDNHSSQKDKFNWEIMKVQGGSVLFDCFLDDAVGSLIKPEKDHISFAENSESDMYPLDACL, via the exons ATGGGAAGGGATGGCGGACAAGACGAACAGTTCCCTGTTGGAATGCGCGTCCTCGCCGTCGACGACGATCCCACTTGCCTCAAAGTGTTGGAGGCCATGTTACTTCGATGCCGATACAATG TTACAACGACGAATAAGGCTACTTCGGCTCTGAAGTTGCTCAGGGAGAAGAGGGAGTACTTCGATCTAGTTATCAGTGATGTGCATATGCCAGATATGGATGGGTTCAGGCTTCTAGAGCTCGTGGGCCTCGAGATGGACCTTCCTGTTATCA TGCTCTCAGTGAATGGTGAGACTAAAACTGTCATGAAAGGCATAACTCATGGTGCTTGCGACTACTTGCTTAAACCTGTTCGGATTGAGGAGCTCAAGAATATATGGCAGCATGTTGTTAGGAGAAGGAAGTTAGCTCACAAAAAGTATAGTCATTTTGATAATGGGGAAGAATCAGACAAACACCAAATTGTTAGTAAAGAAGCTGGAGATGGTCTGAATCTGAATGGCTCACCCAATCAAAATGAAAAGTTTAGTAGGAAGAGGAAGGACCAGAATGAGGAAGATGAAGACAATTGCGAGGAGAATATGCTGGAGAATGAGGATTCAACTACTCAAAAAAAGCAAAGGGTTGTTTGGTCTATGGACCTACACAGGAAGTTTGTAGCCGCTGTTAATCAGATGGGAATTGATA AGGCTGTACCTAAGAGGATACTAGAGCTTATGAATGTTGAGAAGCTTACAAGAGAAAATGTTGCAAGCCATCTACAG AAATATAGGCTTTACTTGAGAAGATTGAGTGCTGCAGCAAGTCGACAGGTTAACATGGTCGCTGCTTTTGGAGGTAGGGACTCCTATATAAGTTCATTGGACGACTTTGGGACCTTTCAGACTTTGGGCGCTTCAGGAAAGTTACAAGCCATTAGATCACTCCAATCCAGCGAAGTGCTTGTTAATGCAAATACAAGTGGCTTGGGACTTCATGATCGTTTCTCTTCCAGTATAATTCAAGTTGGGAATAGCAACACAAACATTCCTCCCGCTGATATAAGCAGACTCCAACCAATAATTCTTCCTAGCAATCAATATGGTAGGTTGGTGCAGGGAGTTCCCACCTCGTTGGAACTTCAGCAATTGCAACTAAAAAGAATTCACAAACCAATCAGTCATTTTCCTGGTTCCTTATCTGGAAGTAGAATTTCTATTCCCAACAATTCTTTTAGCAATGTGGCCAACAGTGATTTCATAGCACAATCACCTGAGCGGCAGACACCTTCCCGCACATTGGCCAATCTCTCTTCAAGTACATCGTTGTCCACAAGTCTTGATCCTTCCCTTGTTAGTGTTGGGTTTTCTTCTGAATTGCCTGATGCTAGTAGATGCAAAGCTGATTTGCAATCTGCTGTTCCGCTAACCCCATATACAACCAGTACTCCTTCAATAGTTTCCTTTACTAATAATGAGAATTTGCCCAATTTCTTAGACAATTTTCCCGTTGCCCAAAGAGGCAGCAGTTCTCAAAGCATTTCTTCCACTAGTACCATAGTGTCACCTTCACAGGATCCTTTTATAGGAAAAGATGCAAAATGTCACAAGAGCTCTTCTGGTGGACCATCAATGCTATTGCTTGCAACTATGGATGAAGAGAGGAATTATCTCAATTTCAGCAATGCGAGCAATTCTAAACAAAGAGAACCAAAGGAGGAACACATATATGAACAAGAAGCCCTGTTCAATTCTTTCTCTAGTACTGCTAATTTAGTGACTAATTCTGTTTCTGGAAATCAAAGAGTGAACAACAGTCTCCATAATCCTGGCTATTCAATTTGTTCACCAAGTTGCCAGATTGATAAATCAGACAACCACAGTTCGCAGAAAGACAAGTTCAATTGGGAGATAATGAAAGTGCAGGGAGGATCAGTCTTATTCGATTGTTTTCTTGACGATGCAGTTGGTTCTCTGATcaaaccg GAAAAAGATCATATCAGTTTTGCTGAGAACAGTGAATCTGACATGTATCCGCTCGATGCCTGCTTGTAA
- the LOC122051250 gene encoding two-component response regulator ORR22-like isoform X2, with the protein MKGITHGACDYLLKPVRIEELKNIWQHVVRRRKLAHKKYSHFDNGEESDKHQIVSKEAGDGLNLNGSPNQNEKFSRKRKDQNEEDEDNCEENMLENEDSTTQKKQRVVWSMDLHRKFVAAVNQMGIDKAVPKRILELMNVEKLTRENVASHLQKYRLYLRRLSAAASRQVNMVAAFGGRDSYISSLDDFGTFQTLGASGKLQAIRSLQSSEVLVNANTSGLGLHDRFSSSIIQVGNSNTNIPPADISRLQPIILPSNQYGRLVQGVPTSLELQQLQLKRIHKPISHFPGSLSGSRISIPNNSFSNVANSDFIAQSPERQTPSRTLANLSSSTSLSTSLDPSLVSVGFSSELPDASRCKADLQSAVPLTPYTTSTPSIVSFTNNENLPNFLDNFPVAQRGSSSQSISSTSTIVSPSQDPFIGKDAKCHKSSSGGPSMLLLATMDEERNYLNFSNASNSKQREPKEEHIYEQEALFNSFSSTANLVTNSVSGNQRVNNSLHNPGYSICSPSCQIDKSDNHSSQKDKFNWEIMKVQGGSVLFDCFLDDAVGSLIKPEKDHISFAENSESDMYPLDACL; encoded by the exons ATGAAAGGCATAACTCATGGTGCTTGCGACTACTTGCTTAAACCTGTTCGGATTGAGGAGCTCAAGAATATATGGCAGCATGTTGTTAGGAGAAGGAAGTTAGCTCACAAAAAGTATAGTCATTTTGATAATGGGGAAGAATCAGACAAACACCAAATTGTTAGTAAAGAAGCTGGAGATGGTCTGAATCTGAATGGCTCACCCAATCAAAATGAAAAGTTTAGTAGGAAGAGGAAGGACCAGAATGAGGAAGATGAAGACAATTGCGAGGAGAATATGCTGGAGAATGAGGATTCAACTACTCAAAAAAAGCAAAGGGTTGTTTGGTCTATGGACCTACACAGGAAGTTTGTAGCCGCTGTTAATCAGATGGGAATTGATA AGGCTGTACCTAAGAGGATACTAGAGCTTATGAATGTTGAGAAGCTTACAAGAGAAAATGTTGCAAGCCATCTACAG AAATATAGGCTTTACTTGAGAAGATTGAGTGCTGCAGCAAGTCGACAGGTTAACATGGTCGCTGCTTTTGGAGGTAGGGACTCCTATATAAGTTCATTGGACGACTTTGGGACCTTTCAGACTTTGGGCGCTTCAGGAAAGTTACAAGCCATTAGATCACTCCAATCCAGCGAAGTGCTTGTTAATGCAAATACAAGTGGCTTGGGACTTCATGATCGTTTCTCTTCCAGTATAATTCAAGTTGGGAATAGCAACACAAACATTCCTCCCGCTGATATAAGCAGACTCCAACCAATAATTCTTCCTAGCAATCAATATGGTAGGTTGGTGCAGGGAGTTCCCACCTCGTTGGAACTTCAGCAATTGCAACTAAAAAGAATTCACAAACCAATCAGTCATTTTCCTGGTTCCTTATCTGGAAGTAGAATTTCTATTCCCAACAATTCTTTTAGCAATGTGGCCAACAGTGATTTCATAGCACAATCACCTGAGCGGCAGACACCTTCCCGCACATTGGCCAATCTCTCTTCAAGTACATCGTTGTCCACAAGTCTTGATCCTTCCCTTGTTAGTGTTGGGTTTTCTTCTGAATTGCCTGATGCTAGTAGATGCAAAGCTGATTTGCAATCTGCTGTTCCGCTAACCCCATATACAACCAGTACTCCTTCAATAGTTTCCTTTACTAATAATGAGAATTTGCCCAATTTCTTAGACAATTTTCCCGTTGCCCAAAGAGGCAGCAGTTCTCAAAGCATTTCTTCCACTAGTACCATAGTGTCACCTTCACAGGATCCTTTTATAGGAAAAGATGCAAAATGTCACAAGAGCTCTTCTGGTGGACCATCAATGCTATTGCTTGCAACTATGGATGAAGAGAGGAATTATCTCAATTTCAGCAATGCGAGCAATTCTAAACAAAGAGAACCAAAGGAGGAACACATATATGAACAAGAAGCCCTGTTCAATTCTTTCTCTAGTACTGCTAATTTAGTGACTAATTCTGTTTCTGGAAATCAAAGAGTGAACAACAGTCTCCATAATCCTGGCTATTCAATTTGTTCACCAAGTTGCCAGATTGATAAATCAGACAACCACAGTTCGCAGAAAGACAAGTTCAATTGGGAGATAATGAAAGTGCAGGGAGGATCAGTCTTATTCGATTGTTTTCTTGACGATGCAGTTGGTTCTCTGATcaaaccg GAAAAAGATCATATCAGTTTTGCTGAGAACAGTGAATCTGACATGTATCCGCTCGATGCCTGCTTGTAA
- the LOC122051261 gene encoding CBL-interacting protein kinase 16-like has product MEKEAENGEKRNQVLGRYEMGRILGRGTFAKVYHGRDLRNGESVAIKVIHKDQIRRQAGMMEHIKREISVMRLVRHPNVVELREVMATRSRIFFVMEYVRGGELFARVLRGPLPENMARRCFRQLICAVEFCHSLGVSHRDLKPENLLLDNNGDLKVADFGLSALPEQRRHDGLLHTQCGTPMYVAPEVLRSHGYEGSKADVWSCGVILYVLLASFFPFQEENLMRMYCKVLKADYQIPQWFSGDARRLISLLLVANPEKRISIPAIKSHPWFKKEAFPQEPRIPPPPTPVEEDELKPGSPKFYNAFKLISTFSSGFNLSSLFENRRPAGTMFTSRSPTDAIVERLDRAGQELGFNVFMVKPYKVKMEKKSGNEWMGQLELVVTAEVFEAADGMAVVEFSKDSGQASEFAKFCEEKIRMRLKDIVWAWQGAAGTDDGEE; this is encoded by the coding sequence ATGGAAAAGGAAGCAGAAAACGGAGAGAAGAGGAACCAGGTGTTGGGCAGGTACGAGATGGGGCGAATCCTTGGGAGAGGCACCTTCGCGAAGGTCTACCACGGCCGAGACCTCCGCAACGGCGAGAGCGTCGCCATCAAGGTCATCCATAAGGACCAAATCCGCCGTCAAGCCGGGATGATGGAACATATCAAGCGGGAGATATCGGTGATGCGCCTCGTCCGCCACCCCAATGTTGTGGAGCTCCGAGAGGTAATGGCAACCAGGTCTCGTATCTTCTTTGTCATGGAGTACGTGCGCGGCGGCGAGCTCTTCGCGCGCGTCCTCCGCGGGCCGCTCCCGGAGAACATGGCCCGCCGCTGCTTCCGACAGCTCATATGCGCCGTCGAGTTCTGCCACAGCCTCGGCGTCTCCCACCGCGACCTCAAGCCGGAGAACCTCCTCCTCGATAACAATGGCGACCTCAAGGTCGCAGACTTCGGTCTCTCCGCACTCCCCGAACAGCGCCGCCACGACGGGCTTCTCCACACGCAGTGCGGCACCCCAATGTACGTGGCTCCGGAGGTTCTCCGCAGCCATGGGTACGAAGGCTCCAAGGCCGACGTCTGGTCCTGCGGCGTCATCCTCTATGTCCTCCTAGCCAGTTTCTTTCCCTTCCAAGAGGAGAATTTGATGCGGATGTACTGCAAAGTGCTAAAGGCCGACTACCAAATCCCGCAGTGGTTCTCCGGCGACGCACGCCGCCTCATCTCCCTCCTCCTCGTCGCCAATCCAGAGAAGCGCATCTCCATCCCGGCCATCAAAAGCCATCCTTGGTTCAAAAAGGAAGCCTTCCCTCAAGAACCTCGCATCCCTCCTCCACCTACACCGGTAGAGGAAGATGAGCTAAAGCCCGGATCTCCGAAGTTCTACAACGCGTTCAAGCTCATATCCACCTTTTCCTCGGGCTTCAACCTGTCAAGCTTGTTCGAAAACCGGCGGCCGGCAGGGACGATGTTCACATCACGCTCGCCGACAGATGCCATCGTGGAGCGGCTGGACAGAGCAGGGCAGGAGCTAGGGTTCAACGTGTTCATGGTGAAGCCGTACAAGGttaagatggagaagaagagcggCAATGAATGGATGGGGCAACTGGAACTGGTAGTCACGGCGGAGGTCTTCGAGGCGGCGGACGGGATGGCGGTGGTAGAGTTCTCCAAGGATTCAGGCCAAGCCTCTGAATTCGCCAAATTTTGCGAGGAGAAGATCCGCATGCGGCTGAAGGACATCGTGTGGGCGTGGCAGGGCGCCGCCGGCACCGATGATGGCGAAGAATAA